TCTATGGATAACTAactctaacctaaccctaacctaactctaactgacccctcaaccgatgcctaaccataacccacCCAAACAACTGATGCCtagccttaacccccctggcggtaagcccgacctgagcacgggctgtGATTTACAAGTGCAGAGCGGTATgcccgtgctcaggtcgggcAGTCTAAAAATAGCTTCTGCACTCCtcctgggtcccgcgcgcgatcggcgctgcacagcgggacccaggctgcTCTCTCCCGGCCGCCGGAGTCCCCATTACCTCTTTGATCTTCCGGGGACCTGGCGGCCAATCCTCTGTCTGCAGCGGCGATGCGGCGTGACGTCGGGgggcggcgtgacgtcatcggggaggaagggatagtttaaaaaaaatgaaacaattttcattggccacatggggatggagggagggagggagggagacagagagggaAAATGAAAAGAGCTTCCTGATTGGCCATGGCAGGGAGGCATACAAATATTATAAATTATGTGATTGGGCACatggggagggaggaagaaaAACTAAATAAATTATGTGATTGgctggagaggaaaaaaaataataataaacagattGTCTGATTGGCTGCTAGCTGCATTGAATTGAATACAAGTAAGTTTGTATTCAATTCAATGTTGCCATTTGCTCCCTGGAGACCGTGGCTGCTGGCTGTTTGATCTCTGTGATCTGTGAGTAGCTGATTGCTGATTTGGATACCTGTtaacgatttttgcctggactttgactattctttctgccttctCCCTGGATTGATTGATTTACTGttgctgatttttgcctggactttgactactctttgcctgctcCCTGTATTGATTGATTTTACCGTTGCCGATTTTTGCCTGaactttgactactctctgcctgccgtttacgccgacctctgcctgcctgtcatTTATGATGGCATCCTCTACCAGAAGGCGTCTCACTGCGGAATCGCTGGCGGAggtggaggacagcgatctgcagtcactggcggactcAAGCGACAGCGACGCACCTGGGGACCTCTCATCTGACTCAGGTAGCGAAAGCGACAGCGACAACGGTTCCATTACTACTGAGGTCAGTGATGTCCGGGTGTGGTGCCCCATTGACCTGTCTCAGGCTCCGCCACCGCCTCCACGGTTCCCTTTTACTGGTGAGCCTGGCTTGAAGAAGGAGTGTGAACATAACCCGctggcctacctgcagctctTCTTTGATGACGCGGTTATCGAGAAAATAGTGGAGGAGACTAACCGCTATGCCTCCCAGCAGCTGGCTGCTCCACGACGCCCCTTTTCAAGGACCAGGACCTGGGAGCCAGTCACTAAAGAGGACCTGTGGATTTTCTTGGGCCTTATCattctgcagggggtggtggggaagcccctgcagaagtgGTATTGGACCACAAACAGAATTATAGCCACCCCTTTTTTTGGTACTGTGATGAGCGAGTACCGTTTTTCGCTCATCATGAAGTTCCTCCATTTTGCGGACAATGACGCCTTTGAGGAGTCCACTCACCCTGCTCCAAAACTCAAAAAGATTTGGGAAGTTTATGAGATGGTGGTGAACAACTTCCGCACAACCTATATTCCA
This DNA window, taken from Hyperolius riggenbachi isolate aHypRig1 chromosome 3, aHypRig1.pri, whole genome shotgun sequence, encodes the following:
- the LOC137562336 gene encoding piggyBac transposable element-derived protein 4-like, which encodes MASSTRRRLTAESLAEVEDSDLQSLADSSDSDAPGDLSSDSGSESDSDNGSITTEVSDVRVWCPIDLSQAPPPPPRFPFTGEPGLKKECEHNPLAYLQLFFDDAVIEKIVEETNRYASQQLAAPRRPFSRTRTWEPVTKEDLWIFLGLIILQGVVGKPLQKWYWTTNRIIATPFFGTVMSEYRFSLIMKFLHFADNDAFEESTHPAPKLKKIWEVYEMVVNNFRTTYIPERDISVEESLMAYKGRLSWLQYIASKRARFGIKSYTLCESSTGYIWNTVLYTGKGTKFSPRFSEYGVATSSVLSLVEPLLDKGYCVTTDNFYSSPELFELLIKHRTDAYGTVRPNRREMPTAFAKQKLKPGDITAWQKGKMLALRWRDKKDVSLLSTVHDTSTVPTRTRGGKEVEKPQVVMDYNLTMGGVDRADQANFDKNKIKSEKSDKLAMLI